In Archocentrus centrarchus isolate MPI-CPG fArcCen1 chromosome 16, fArcCen1, whole genome shotgun sequence, a single window of DNA contains:
- the tmem74 gene encoding transmembrane protein 74 — protein MASSELLPADEGGKQPDISDALDRVSAKLHARKSNGSTGGVITGEGACNPVRSCHGRCLSAPRTTPRKAGAEIKLGHLGEEKIRVCCDEELETSFTYIDENVNLRLASPVSSCKSTHRPVRNGEPCSETLPELSFMSEDDLSFGEGSGNSIDYGFISAVTFLVTGISLVIISYAVPRDVVVDRDSVSAREMEKLEMESARIGAHLDRCVIAGLCLLTLGGVVLSTLLMISMWKGEMYRRKVIAYSKRSAKLYGSINLKTRSSPSHSSGQFSIEDDMEETVT, from the coding sequence ATGGCTTCTTCAGAGCTGCTTCCCGCAGATGAGGGTGGAAAACAGCCCGACATTTCCGACGCCCTTGACCGCGTTTCTGCCAAGCTGCATGCCCGCAAGTCGAATGGATCAACAGGAGGAGTGATCACAGGGGAGGGCGCCTGTAACCCGGTCCGCAGCTGCCATGGCCGGTGTCTTTCAGCACCAAGGACGACGCCGCGCAAGGCGGGCGCAGAGATTAAACTTGGCCACCTCGGAGAGGAAAAAATTAGAGTTTGTTGCGACGAGGAATTAGAGACATCTTTCACCTATATTGATGAGAATGTTAACCTGCGACTGGCCAGCCCAGTGTCTAGCTGCAAAAGTACTCACAGACCCGTGCGCAACGGCGAGCCTTGCTCTGAGACTTTACCGGAGCTTTCTTTTATGTCCGAGGATGATCTCTCCTTCGGGGAGGGCTCCGGGAATTCCATAGACTACGGGTTTATCAGTGCAGTCACGTTCCTGGTTACCGGGATCTCATTGGTGATCATCTCCTACGCCGTGCCTAGGGATGTGGTGGTGGACCGCGATAGCGTGTCGGCGAGAGAGATGGAGAAGCTGGAGATGGAGAGCGCCCGGATAGGTGCCCACCTGGATCGCTGCGTCATAGCGGGACTCTGCCTGCTCACGCTGGGCGGCGTGGTGCTCTCCACGCTGCTGATGATCTCTATGTGGAAGGGAGAGATGTACAGGAGAAAGGTCATCGCTTATTCCAAGCGTTCAGCCAAACTGTACGGCTCGATCAACCTGAAAACTAGATCCAGTCCCAGCCACTCGTCTGGGCAGTTTTCCATAGAAGATGACATGGAGGAAACTGTGACCTAA